One window from the genome of Microbispora sp. ZYX-F-249 encodes:
- a CDS encoding DUF885 domain-containing protein, whose amino-acid sequence MTLVDEFIDWYLAENPVRAALLGADGYDRTLGDLSAAAFTARERAAEEWLRKLSEATPESPEDEIDRDLVAAHLRGEIAQARWPEWRREPAAYLGVIFGSMFTPFQQRLKPEAELVDAAVARLAEVPAVLAACQANLDPDLAADLLVKRGLDQARTGRRFLTGTLPALVGDPDLRARLAAAAEPAADAFDGLVRFLEGFEAHGTWRMGEELYSALLREQEMLGYGAAELHEKGRQAWAELDTRMTEVAARLGSGSWREAMESLMDDHPPTLEAMRAEYEAETLRAREFVRERGLVTFPEGEVCRVEPSPEFQRPIIAVASYLAPPPLSSSRDGVFFVPYTPDGFTEEQVRQRLRTNSRAQMPSISVHEAYPGHHWHLSWMAGNPHRARKIFRTPYFVEGWGLYVEKLMHEQGYFDTAETELAHLDCRIWRAARIVVDTALHCDDMSIEQAEEFLTTKASLSPGTAAGEVSRYCAWPTQAPSYLTGALEIERIRADYGGDLRTFHDTIAGSGGLPLGLARKVVLG is encoded by the coding sequence ATGACGCTGGTGGACGAGTTCATCGACTGGTACCTGGCCGAGAACCCGGTCAGGGCGGCCCTCCTCGGGGCCGACGGATACGACCGCACGCTGGGCGACCTCAGCGCGGCCGCCTTCACCGCACGGGAGCGGGCGGCCGAGGAGTGGCTGCGCAAGCTGTCGGAGGCGACGCCCGAGAGCCCCGAAGACGAGATCGACAGGGACCTGGTCGCCGCGCATCTGCGCGGGGAGATCGCCCAGGCCCGCTGGCCGGAGTGGCGGCGCGAACCCGCCGCCTACCTCGGGGTGATCTTCGGGTCGATGTTCACGCCGTTCCAGCAGCGCCTCAAGCCGGAGGCCGAGCTGGTCGACGCCGCCGTCGCGCGGCTGGCCGAGGTGCCCGCAGTGCTCGCCGCCTGCCAGGCCAACCTGGACCCCGATCTCGCCGCCGACCTGCTGGTCAAGCGCGGCCTCGACCAGGCCCGTACGGGACGCCGCTTCCTGACCGGGACGCTGCCCGCGCTGGTCGGCGACCCGGACCTGCGGGCGCGGCTGGCCGCGGCCGCCGAGCCCGCCGCCGACGCGTTCGACGGGCTGGTGCGCTTCCTGGAGGGCTTCGAGGCCCACGGCACCTGGCGGATGGGTGAGGAGCTCTACTCCGCGCTGCTGCGCGAGCAGGAGATGCTCGGGTACGGCGCGGCGGAGCTGCACGAGAAGGGCCGCCAGGCCTGGGCCGAGCTGGACACGCGGATGACCGAGGTCGCCGCCCGCCTCGGCTCCGGCAGCTGGCGGGAGGCGATGGAGTCGCTCATGGACGACCACCCGCCGACCCTGGAGGCCATGCGCGCCGAGTATGAGGCCGAGACGCTGCGGGCGCGTGAGTTCGTCCGTGAGCGCGGGCTGGTGACCTTCCCCGAGGGGGAGGTGTGCCGGGTCGAGCCCTCGCCGGAGTTCCAGCGGCCCATCATCGCCGTGGCCAGCTACCTCGCCCCGCCGCCGCTGTCGTCCTCGCGGGATGGCGTCTTCTTCGTGCCCTACACGCCGGACGGCTTCACCGAGGAGCAGGTGCGGCAGCGGCTGCGTACCAACTCGCGCGCCCAGATGCCCTCGATCAGCGTGCACGAGGCCTACCCCGGCCACCACTGGCACCTGTCCTGGATGGCCGGCAACCCGCACCGCGCCCGCAAGATCTTCCGTACGCCCTACTTCGTGGAGGGCTGGGGGCTCTACGTCGAGAAGCTCATGCACGAGCAGGGCTACTTCGACACGGCCGAGACCGAGCTCGCCCACCTCGACTGCCGCATCTGGCGCGCCGCCCGAATCGTGGTGGACACCGCGCTGCACTGCGACGACATGTCGATCGAGCAGGCGGAGGAGTTCCTCACCACGAAGGCGTCGCTGTCGCCGGGCACGGCCGCCGGTGAGGTCAGCCGCTACTGCGCCTGGCCCACGCAGGCGCCCTCGTACCTCACGGGGGCACTGGAGATCGAGCGGATCCGGGC